The Planctomycetota bacterium sequence GCTTCAACAATCTCTATGATGCCAACGGCGCGCTCGAGCTGGTCAAGGAAATCGACCCCGCCGAGCGCTGCGCCGCCGCCGTCATCAAACACGCCAACCCCTGCGGGTTCGCCATCGCCGCCTCGCCCGCTGAGGCGTTCACCAATGCCTACGCCGGCGATCCCCTCGCCGCCTTCGGCGGCATCGTCGCGCTCAATCAGACCATCGACCTTTCCGCCGCGCAGGCGATCGTCGAAGGCAAGAAATTCCTCGAAGTCATCATCGCCCCCGCTTATGACAAGGACGCCCTCGCCCTGCTCAAAGAACGCTGGGCCAACGTGCGCATTCTCGAGACCGGCCCCCTGCCCGCCCCCGCCCAGCGCGACCCCGCCGAGTACGATGCCAAACGCATCACCGGCGGCCTGCTCATCCAGAGCCGCGACCTCGCGCCGTTCGACCTGAGCGAATGGAAACACGCCGCCGGCCCGGCCCCGTCCGACGCCGACCTCCTTCAGCTTCGCGTCGCCATGACCGCCGTCAAGCACATCAAGTCCAACGCCGTCTGCCTCGTGCGTGACAACGCCCTCGTCGGCGCCGGCGCCGGGCAGATGGACCGCGTCGCCTCCTGCCGCATCGCCATCGAAAAAGCCGGCGAACGCGCCAAGGGTGCCTACGTCGGCTCCGACGCCTTCTTCCCCTTCCGCGACGGCCCCGACCTCCTCATCGCCGCCGGCGTCAAAGCCATCGCCCAACCCGGCGGCTCCAAAAAAGACGACGAAACCATCGCCGCCTGCAACGAATCGGGCACCACCCTCATCCTCACAGGCCGGCGACATTTCCGACATTAAATCATCATCATCAATGGGTTGCGGCGATTGTCAACATTCTTATCCGCTGATGTTGACAATTGGGTAAAATAGCTTCGTGGTTCACAAACCCGGCCATGATGAAGTTCGACGTTTCATTCTCACGTCTGTTCAAGACCACAGCGCGGATATCGCCACCTTCACGGCATCTCACTTTCAGATTTCGCGTCAGGCCGTCAGTCGGCATCTCCGCAAGCTTGTCGACGCCGGCGAACTTGTCGCACGCGGTGAGACACGCCGGCGCGTCTATGAACTGCGCGTGCTCAGGCACTGGAAGGATACCTTTGCCCTCGACGGCATGCTTGAAGAAGACCGTGTTTGGACCAACTTTGTCGCGCCGTTAGTAAATGACCTTCCCGATGAGATTCAAACCCTTTGCCACTATGGTCTGACAGAGATGGTCAACAATGCGATCGACCATTCGAATGGCTCGCTGGTTCGAATCGAATTGATCAGAACCGCGGCGATCGTGGAATTGAGCGTCGTGGACAACGGTATCGGTATTTTCAAGAAAATCGGTGATGCCCTCAATCTGACCGATCCACGTGATGCCGTCATTGAATTGGCGAAAGGTAAATTCACAACGGACCCGTCCCGACATACAGGTGAAGGCATTTTCTTTAGAACGCGTGTGAGAAGGCCATGGATCAACGAGCCGCGACCGTCAGGGAGCGGTCGAAACAGGTAACAATGAGCGGCGCCGTGACCGCTCCCTCACGGTCGCGGCTCGTTAAACGCCCCCTTCTCACACACGTTCTTACATCTCGGAGTTGTGAGGTGTTCACGATGATTGCCAACGGATTTTTCTGTCGTGTCAGCCGTTCGGGCGAAAGTTGGGTGCTTGAGGATGAGGCCGACTCGGGGTTTGGAACGGGCATCAGGATGACGATCAACCCTTTTACAAACGTCACTCTCAAGGACGTCTTCGATCGATTCTCCGGCGAGGATTATCAATTCAATCGCACGCATTTTCCGGTCGAACTGGCGAAATTCGGGGACGAGAATTTGATTTCGCGCTCGCAGGCCAAGCGTGTTGTCTCGCGCTTTGAGCGTTTTGACGAAGTGTTCTTGGACTTCAAAGGCGTGGAGTCGATTGGGCAAGCATTTGCCGACGAGATATTCCGAGTGTTCGCCAATCAGCATCCGGATACGCAAATCCATCCGATTAATACGAGTCCGCAAGTGAAGAATATGATCAGTCGCGCCAGGAAAGCTGATTAATCCGACGTTGCCTGAGCCACCGATGGAGCGCCGCATGATTCGACGCATAGCAATCGTTTTGCTCGTTTTTGCTTCGCTTGTTTCGAACGCGCATGCCATTCCCCCCGCGACGCCGTGGGATATTGCGGAGCTGGACAAGGTGCCGCAGTTTGAATGGATCGATGCGGATGGGCCGGTGCGGTCGTTGTTTTATGCGGGGGAGCCGTATCAGGGTCATGCGACGCGCGTGTTTGCATATTACGCGGATCCCTCGACGCTGGGCAATCATGTGGACAAGCCGCACATGTTGCCGGCGGTGGTATTGGTGCATGGCGGGGGCGGGTCGGCGTTTCGCGAATGGGTCGAACTGTGGGCGAAACATGGGTATGCGGCGATCGCGATGGACCTGGGCGGCATGATGCCCCTCGGGACCGGCGACGCCAACGATCGCAAGAATCGTGCCGCGCTGCCCGACGGCGGACCCGATCAGACGGACGCGGAGAAGTTCGGCGCCATCGACAAGCCGCTGACCGAACAATGGGAGTATCACGCCGTCGCCAATGTCATCCGCGCCCATTCGCTGATCCGCAGCTTCGACCTCGTCGATACCGACCGCACGGCCGTGACGGGCATTTCATGGGGCGGGTATCTGACGTGCATCGTCGCCGGCGTCGATGCGCGATTCAAAGCCGCGGTGCCGGTCTATGGCTGCGGGTACCTGCATGAGAACAGCGTCTGGCTCCCGTGGTTCAATCAGAAGTTCACGCCGCAGCAGCGCGACAAGTGGGTCAACCTCTGGGACCCGTCGCGTTATCTGCCGGCGGTGTCGATGCCGATTCTTTTCGTCGATGGGACCAACGACTTCGCGTATCCGCTCGACTCGCTGATGAAAAGCGTGCATACCGTGCCGCGCGAGACGTATCGGAATGTGCGCGTGACGGTGAACATGCCGCACAGTCACCCCGCCGGCTGGGCCCCGCCGGAGATCGCCCGCTTCATCGACGCCCGCCTGATGCACGGGCCGGACCTTGCGAAGCTCGACGCGCCAGTCGTGATGGGCCAACAGATCACATGCAAATTCACCGCCCCGCTGCCGCTCACTTCCGCCGTGCTCAACTACACCATCGACGACGCCGCGATGAACAAGCACAAGTGGATCACCGTCCCCGCGACGATCGAAGGCGATCACCTCACGGCTCCCGCTCCGCCGGCCGGTGCGAAGATGTGGTTCTTCAACGCCACCGACCAGCGCGGCGACATCGTCAGCTCGGAAGCCATCTTCGCCGATCCGCCGACGACATCCCCCTGAAGCCCACGGTTTTCAACCGTGGGTCCCCCCGCCCCTTCACCCCACGCGCTTGATCAATAGCGCCGTCATGTCATCCGGCTGCGACAGCCCCGCGGCGAACTGTGTGATCGCCTGATCCATCGCTTCAATGATCTGTTGAGCCGAGGCGTGGCGATGCTCGGTGATGACGGCACTGAGGCGCGACAGGCCGAACTGCTTGCCTTCGGGTCCGACCCATTCGAAAAAACCATCGGAGAACATGGCGATGACGTCGCCGACTTCGAGGGCGATCGCGATGGGCTGATCCATCGGAACGCCGGCGGCGATGCCCAGGGGCAGTCCCTGTGCGGCGATGGACTTCATGCGTCCGTCGCCGCCGGTGATGAGGAACGTCGGGCCGTGACCGGCGGAAAGAAGCCGACCGGCATGCTGCGCAAAGTCGTATTCGAGGAGCGCGAGCGTGACGAATCGCCCGTCGGACAGGTCCTTGACGAGCAGTTCGTTGACGCGCTCCAGCACGCGCTCGACGGAGGCGGACTCCATCGCCATGACGCGCACATACGCCTGGCACGCCGCGGTGATCAGCGCGGGGCCGATGCCGTGCCCGGTCACGTCGGCGACGGAGAACATCAGGCGGTTGTCCGCCAGGGATTGCCAGTCGTAATAGTCGCCGCCGGTCTGATCGGCGGGCCGATTGAACGCGGCGATTTCGTAGCCGGGGACCCGCGGCATTTCGTCGGGCAAAAGGCGCTGCTGAATCTGATGCGCCATCTGCAGATCGCGCTCCAGCCGCTCGCGCTGCCTTCGCGCCTCCGCTTCGCGCACCGCCAGCACGACGTACCGCCGCACGCGGTGCGTCACATACACGCACGACGCCGCGCCGAGCACCAGCACGAGCAACTGCGTCGGAAATATCACCGGCGGAATCCCGTCGTCGATGAACTTCCCCGAGCCCGACAGCACGGTCACGACCGTATACCCGTACCCGACGCACGCCGTCGCGCCGACGACGACGCTCAACATCGGCTCCAGTCGCAGCACCGCCAGCAGCATCAACATCAGATAAATCGAAAACCCCGGCGAAACAAGCACGACGCGCGGATTGATCTCGACCATCCGATACACCAGGAGCAGCACCAGCGTGGGCATCAGACACTCCACCACCGCCAGCCCCATCAGCACCGACCGCTTGATCGCCCGGTCCGCGAGAATCAGCCGCTGCACATGCGCGAGCATCGCCGCTTCGATGACGAGGTACGTGCTTGTGACGCACACGAGGATCCAGCCGACCGTCGTCGTCCCGAACACCGGATCGAAGACGCGCAGCACGCCATGCACCCCCAACACGACGAGCACGACCATCATGCAGATGATCCGCACGCGCTCGCTGCGCAGGGCCGCGCCTTCGAAGCTGCCGATGCGCTCCAGGTCGTCGAACTTCGGATCGTTGATCGCCGGTCGCGTGCTCATGGCGCGGCCATTGTACCTTCGCCCGCCAAGCCGCCGAAGCCCACGCTTTTCAAGCGTGGGACCCCGCCTCATCGCCCGATTTCGCTCACGATCCACATGGAATTTTTCCTTGAATCCCCACCGGCCCGTCCTTTATAATGGACGCTTCGCAAGAGGCGTCGGCGGACCGGCGGCACATTTCGCATCGACGGATGGATGAACGAGACAAATCGACTATGGGAGGTCATCGAATGAAGACGCGCGTGTTTGCATCATTGTGGGTCGCAGTCGCATGGGTCCTGCCGTCCCTCGCCCTCGGCTCCACCGTCCAGATCACCTTCAACGACCTGTCCGCCGGCAACCTCAATGGGCAGGCCGGAAGCAGCGGGTTCGCCAACAACTGGGCCGGCTCGACAAATCCCCAGGTCATCGCCGGCGACCTCGCCGCCCCCGGCTCAACCAACTTCGCACTCACCCAATCCGGCACCGCACAATCCCTCCGCGGCGACGCCAATACTTCCTCCGCCGACTCGCGAACCTTCACCACCGCGATGACCGGAAACGTCTGGTTCTCCTTCCTCCTCATACCCGTCTCCGGCGCACGCGGCGGCATCGAATTCAACCCCACCTACGGCACCGGCGGCAACAGCGGATTCCGAATCATCTCCGTCGACAACAACCTCCGACTCATCGGCTCCACCGACAACGCATTCAACGGCGTCTTCACGCTCAACACCACCCATCTCGTCCTCGGAAACCTCATCATCAACACCGCCGGCAACGACGATCTGAAAGTCTGGATCGACCCCGATGTCAACAACCTCGGCGCCCCGACCGCCACGCTCAACTCCATCAACATCATCACCACCAGCATCACCACCCTCGGCGTCGAATCCTACCGCTCCGGCGGAACCGTCGGCGGCAACGTCGATCTCATCACCCTCTCCAACGACCCGACCGCCCGGCAACTCGTCACCGGCGTCCCCGCCCCCGCCGCTCTCCCCGCCGGCCTCGCCCTGCTCGCACTGACCGCCGCGCGCCGCCGCCGCTGATCGTCACACGATGAATCCCCCCTCCGAAGCCCACGCTTTTCAAGCGTGGGTCTTCTTTTTGACCCCATCAGGAATTTCCCCCCTACAATCCCGCATCCGCCGCACCAGATCATGGAGCCGCCCCATGCGCCGCACCCTCGCGATCCTCGCCGCGTTCGCCCTGCTGACTTCCCTCGTTTTCGCCGGCGAATTTCCCGATGATTGGACCTGGCACCGCACCGATGAGCAGCGCGCCAGGCACGCCGAACTGATCGGCAAGCCCATGCCCGCGCTCGAACTCTCCCACTGGATCAACGGCCCCGTCACCGCCGACGACATGAAAGGCAAAATCGTCGTCCTCGATTTCTGGGCCACATGGTGCGGCCCCTGCCTCGCCGCCATCCCGCACAACAACGAACTCGCCGCCAAGTACAAAGACAAAGGCGTCGTCTTCGTCGGCGTGTGCGGCTCGACGCGCGGTCAGGAAAAATTCGAGGACACCGCCAAAGCGCACAACATCCAGTACGCCACCGCCCGCGATGAAAACAACACTTCCGCCCCCGCCTTCCGCGTCATGTGGTGGCCCACCTACGCCTTCATCGACCGCAAAGGCATCGTCCGCATCATCGGCGTCAAAACGTCCCACGTCGAAGACGTCATCGAAAAACTCCTCGCCGAAGACGCCGCCCAGCAGTAGAATCGACCGCCATGTCGCTTCGCCTCATCGCATGGGCCGAGTGGTTCGCCCCGCGCCCTTCCGCCGAGAGCGCATCCGTAGTAGGTCCGGATGTTTCGAATATCGCCGACGCATATGGCGAGGCCGAATGAAATCTAAAATGAACTGCAAAACTCCAGCGACACCGCCGGCAATGGCGACGATCAATACCAATCCCCAATCAACCTGTCCAACGTCAATCCAGAGACCGATTGCCGCCATCGCCGCGAAACCGAGTCCGCCGATGACGAAGCTAAAGCAAACGAGAACGATTGTCATGTAGAGCGATTTGATTGCTCGGGCTCGACGCGCGGGATGCATTGACACATTTTAGCAGCGGTTTCACAAATATAATGGCGGTCCCAACGAGCCGCGACCGTGAGGAAGCGGTCAAGGAACGTGATTGGACGCGGGCTCGACCGCTTGCTGACGCGCGCGGCTCGTTGGGGACGCGATATGTTTAGTGAAACTGTTCTCGCTTCAAGGCGCCGCGTCAATGACAAACCCCTGAATTCCCCCGAGTTTCTTAACTTATTTTGTCCCGTGATGGATCATCCGGCGCCCCGCCGCGCTGTGCCGGATTGGCGCGCGCGGCAGGTTGAATCGCCTGAATCGAACCATGACGCGGGGGATCGCATTGGCATGGGCTTTGCAATTCGCGCTTGCGAAACCGCGCGGGCGGCGGCGTGTGGCCGCGGTCGTGTCCGGGCGTGGTGGAAGTGGCGCTATTGCTCAGCCCGCTTGCCGGGCGGGGAGGAGTCGCGGATGTTCGTATCGAATGTGTTGCGTTCGGGTCGTGCGGCGTGTGCTACCGCGCTGGCTTGTCTGGCGTTCGCCC is a genomic window containing:
- the purH gene encoding bifunctional phosphoribosylaminoimidazolecarboxamide formyltransferase/IMP cyclohydrolase, whose product is MIDLVPIKRALISVSDKTDLVPFARKLSDLGVTIISTGGTAKKLEEAGLKVTTIDQVTGFPEMMDGRVKTLHPRVHGGLLGLRDEPSHVAAMKEHGIEPIDLVCVNLYPFEQTVSKEGVAEHEAIEQIDIGGPSMIRSASKNFRSVTVVTDPKQYDQIVSELDRTKGATTFALRRRLALAAFARTAAYDTAIAEWMAGTSTAAFPASKLIRLERAMELRYGENPHQQAALYVDPRATEPSVAAARQLHGKELSFNNLYDANGALELVKEIDPAERCAAAVIKHANPCGFAIAASPAEAFTNAYAGDPLAAFGGIVALNQTIDLSAAQAIVEGKKFLEVIIAPAYDKDALALLKERWANVRILETGPLPAPAQRDPAEYDAKRITGGLLIQSRDLAPFDLSEWKHAAGPAPSDADLLQLRVAMTAVKHIKSNAVCLVRDNALVGAGAGQMDRVASCRIAIEKAGERAKGAYVGSDAFFPFRDGPDLLIAAGVKAIAQPGGSKKDDETIAACNESGTTLILTGRRHFRH
- a CDS encoding ArsR family transcriptional regulator, which produces MVHKPGHDEVRRFILTSVQDHSADIATFTASHFQISRQAVSRHLRKLVDAGELVARGETRRRVYELRVLRHWKDTFALDGMLEEDRVWTNFVAPLVNDLPDEIQTLCHYGLTEMVNNAIDHSNGSLVRIELIRTAAIVELSVVDNGIGIFKKIGDALNLTDPRDAVIELAKGKFTTDPSRHTGEGIFFRTRVRRPWINEPRPSGSGRNR
- a CDS encoding DUF4325 domain-containing protein, with protein sequence MDQRAATVRERSKQVTMSGAVTAPSRSRLVKRPLLTHVLTSRSCEVFTMIANGFFCRVSRSGESWVLEDEADSGFGTGIRMTINPFTNVTLKDVFDRFSGEDYQFNRTHFPVELAKFGDENLISRSQAKRVVSRFERFDEVFLDFKGVESIGQAFADEIFRVFANQHPDTQIHPINTSPQVKNMISRARKAD
- a CDS encoding prolyl oligopeptidase family serine peptidase, which translates into the protein MERRMIRRIAIVLLVFASLVSNAHAIPPATPWDIAELDKVPQFEWIDADGPVRSLFYAGEPYQGHATRVFAYYADPSTLGNHVDKPHMLPAVVLVHGGGGSAFREWVELWAKHGYAAIAMDLGGMMPLGTGDANDRKNRAALPDGGPDQTDAEKFGAIDKPLTEQWEYHAVANVIRAHSLIRSFDLVDTDRTAVTGISWGGYLTCIVAGVDARFKAAVPVYGCGYLHENSVWLPWFNQKFTPQQRDKWVNLWDPSRYLPAVSMPILFVDGTNDFAYPLDSLMKSVHTVPRETYRNVRVTVNMPHSHPAGWAPPEIARFIDARLMHGPDLAKLDAPVVMGQQITCKFTAPLPLTSAVLNYTIDDAAMNKHKWITVPATIEGDHLTAPAPPAGAKMWFFNATDQRGDIVSSEAIFADPPTTSP
- a CDS encoding SpoIIE family protein phosphatase; translated protein: MRRGPTLEKRGLRRLGGRRYNGRAMSTRPAINDPKFDDLERIGSFEGAALRSERVRIICMMVVLVVLGVHGVLRVFDPVFGTTTVGWILVCVTSTYLVIEAAMLAHVQRLILADRAIKRSVLMGLAVVECLMPTLVLLLVYRMVEINPRVVLVSPGFSIYLMLMLLAVLRLEPMLSVVVGATACVGYGYTVVTVLSGSGKFIDDGIPPVIFPTQLLVLVLGAASCVYVTHRVRRYVVLAVREAEARRQRERLERDLQMAHQIQQRLLPDEMPRVPGYEIAAFNRPADQTGGDYYDWQSLADNRLMFSVADVTGHGIGPALITAACQAYVRVMAMESASVERVLERVNELLVKDLSDGRFVTLALLEYDFAQHAGRLLSAGHGPTFLITGGDGRMKSIAAQGLPLGIAAGVPMDQPIAIALEVGDVIAMFSDGFFEWVGPEGKQFGLSRLSAVITEHRHASAQQIIEAMDQAITQFAAGLSQPDDMTALLIKRVG
- a CDS encoding redoxin domain-containing protein — protein: MNPPSEAHAFQAWVFFLTPSGISPLQSRIRRTRSWSRPMRRTLAILAAFALLTSLVFAGEFPDDWTWHRTDEQRARHAELIGKPMPALELSHWINGPVTADDMKGKIVVLDFWATWCGPCLAAIPHNNELAAKYKDKGVVFVGVCGSTRGQEKFEDTAKAHNIQYATARDENNTSAPAFRVMWWPTYAFIDRKGIVRIIGVKTSHVEDVIEKLLAEDAAQQ